The genomic window attaaaactaaaaattaattagagccattgaaaattaattaggCTAGTCTATGAACTTCTCTGCCTACAAAGTTCCACCGAATTCCAGTAATTTAACACGAAAACCAAAATCCTTAGATCTAACATTTTCCTTCTCAAGAGGTTATATCCTCTAATCATGCATTTGGTTTTTAGTATTGTCTAGGGGCTCATGGTCACTCTCCTAGTTTTGCTCTCGTATGTCCATATTTTCTAACATATGAGCTAACTCTGTGATATGCCTTTGCATATCTTTAATGACGAGCTTCTAGATGTCCTCTTTTCGAAGGGGAGCCTTCACATCCCCTCCTTTACCACGCCCTACTCTATGACCTCTTCCTACTATAGTTGTAGTAGCACACAACAAGCAACAAATTTCCTCGGGATTGCAACATACATCAAACAAAAAACCTATGATCATTAGgttctgataccaactgatgaaGGTGAAAGttgtaacaacaacaacatagaAAACATGTTGATTTTAACTAGTAAAAAAGGTTGCAGATATGAATACTAAATTCGCCatttatttctctaaaaataaaattaatgaattctGCCTCCTTAGAGGTTCACAAAACCTataaataagccaaaaaaaccctaactctATTAGGAAACAACTAGAAATCTGAAAGCactaaagaaattaaacaaaaatctgaattaaataataaatccaaaaaacaactaggaaaaataacaaaattggttCAAACAGCACCATTGGGGCCTAGATCCTAATTTCGAGAGATCCAATTGTCCGATAAGCAATGTAGTGGTTAGCTATAGAAAAATTGCCTGTagaattatttagaaaaatttaagTTCGATCCAACAATCGGATTTTCTAGCATCTTTGTTTTAACATGCAAACCTAGTTTGGTGggactaaattttattttgggtctATACTAGTTGTGTTATAATATTGAAGCAAAATCCAATTTCATCACATTGGGAACGAGTCCTATTAGCTTATTTTGTCAGCCAAATACAGTTGCCGGAGGCTTTCGTTTAGGTTTGGATTGAAGTTATTGGTTGCCCTTAGGATTGGatgggaaaagaaaacattagtAATTTCGACCTGACGACAAGTCAGAAGGCGGTGGGTTATCTTGCCAAGATGGATTTATCCTAttcctttaaaaatatatattttcttgccAAGCCTGTCTTTACGAGATGCCTCTACCTTGAAGATTCCCCCATGGGACAAATTGCAAGGGAACATCTCCATTAAACAAGGCTAGAATATGCTAATAATCATCTTAGAAGTCAAAAGGGCAGATTGCATATGCcttcttataaaaaaagataggggAAAAGGTAAGAAGCAAGTAAAAGTCGATTTTTCTTTCTCGTGCTTTTGATGTGGGATAAGCAAGGAATCAGAACATTGCAAAATGCAAAGCTTATATCATCAGACAGGTGGGGATATTGATTGGCAAATGGCAATGAAATTTGACCCTTTCCCATTTGTTGTCTTTTATTACCGACCCATTGTCACCAAGCTGCATTATACtaggtttgaaaattatatagcGATGTAGTAGGTGAATCTATGAGCAACTGtgtgtattatattatatgcacTGAAAATCCCACATGCAATATGCGCATGCTGTCGATCGCTAACACACACAGAGGTGATAATACCCTTTGGTCAACTTTTATTTCTCTGATCTCCTTTATCTGTTGCTGATGTATTTCTGCATATTTGGAGAACAAGTTCATTGCCTCGTTCCCACCTAATAATGCCAAGTCGATCGTCTGATGATAGGAGTTCAGATGATTTGAAAACCAGAGCTTTTGCCTAGTGGAAGCTAGCGCCAGTAGAAATGTACATTTATGATTCTGTGAAGGTGAAGTTCCTGGTGGTTGGAGTGGGGTCATCTGAGTGATTTGCGACTGCGTGACGAGTAAACTAGGGTGGTGTTGACCGTTGATAAGAACAAGCATGTATTTCTTatgcaaaaaagagaaaagcaatCTTATTTCATGggtttttcaaaaagaaatagaattgTGATAACGTTGGATGTGACACAAAGATACCCAACCAATAATAAGTTTTATATTGGAcgaaattaaaattcaactcaATGGAAATGGATTTATCTAAAGAAATTAAGTAATGGTTGGATCTTGTTTTAAAGTACGATTATCATTATAGCTTCTAACtcaaaaagattatatatagcAAAATCTAActgtatcaaaaataattattacattgTCTCCATAATTAAtgaaactaaataattaatCCTCGtgatttcaaaacatttaatctttatttttttttccatcttattcccttctaatttatttcatatttatcttttttttaaaaataaattatgtatgttttttttttcaatttatttcacctttaaaaaaaaagaaaaatagaataatgaATTTTGggattttcatatgaaaatctAACCTGAAGATGCTCCAAAAATCTAGAATCCTAGTATTTTTCGTTGTGTTTGGATGATGAATAATCATAAGTTCATGtcaatctttttttctcaataactGAGGATTTCAGAGGTTGGTGACAAGGTGGATTTCTTACAAAACAGTCCCTTTTGAAGATTTTAGAGATCCTCCGATTATTaagtcaataattttattatgaagaTTTGTAGAAAATAagcattaaattctaaaaataaaaatatttgttctttgtttatatattataaatgctGAGAATAAGTTATAAGAGAATGAATATTTTGAACTCTCTAATTGGGTTGTTCAAAGTgcatttataatcttttttctttattcttcgAGGGGTTGTAAGTCCTTTCTTCTTCATCCAAGTGAGAGGAATACCCttacaattaatattaatattgatgatcaGTGTCTTCATATATGACATTTAATATCGAGAACATCATGTGCTTTATGAAAGATAGTTCTGTATCATTCTATATACAATATTAATGTCGATGAGATCATTccttataataaatattaatattgatttgatgcaGGGATAGCCCTTATATGACTTTTTGACTTGCTAAGGAGTAGCAAGATGATGATCCTAGATTCCCACTTCGAGCTCTTGTTCTCGAAGAAAGACCTAACTTAGAGGGGGTTGGATCTGACACATTAGACGTGTGGGTCTAATGTGTATCTGAGCCCAAAGGGATTGGGTAGGCTTTTGGACCTAACGCGTAGCCaagcccaaaaaaattaaatctaacaaAATGTCAGATTCATAAATACTTCAGACAcgtagctaaataaaaaatacgaTATCTTTATTTGACCTTTTTATCTTGTGCCTTGGCTTTTGctaattttctcttttgttttggtCACTTCtagttataaatttttacaaagaaaaacctTTTATTATGTGGTATGTTGATCTATggtaactatttttttaacataaaacgaataaattgagaatgatcaatgtttttcaaagtccaattattatttatactttaaaacgcagttaattaattttaataaactatatttagtaagttttaattaatcaaaaaagTTATAGTAagaacttctaaaaaaaaaaaatactcatagATAACTAGAAGATATGGCAATACGGTGGTGGGGAACACAAATCATTCTATACCCGTCATTATAAACCGTCGCTGGTTCTCTTTGTTCCTTTATCTAACACCCCTTCACACCAACAAATAACTCTCTCTCAAAAGTTACCTTTGCAACCATGACGAGCTCCTCTACAACGACCCGCAAGGTTCATACTTTTAATCGATGATATGGGGTTTTGTTAAATTGTTTGATCAATCATTAGTCGTAAGGTGAAtttgtgggttttgttttgttttaggcACTGAGTAAGATTGCTTGCAATCGGCTTCAGAAAGAACTTGTTGAGTGGCAAGTCAATCCTCCAACTGGTTTTAAACATAAAGTCACTGATAATCTCCAAAGGTTTGGTCCTTTTCTGTTTGATTACTGTTATGGGTTGTTTTGTCTTATGTTAAAATCTTGCtgagaaaatcaaagaaagatgaagggaaaataagaaatcaaactaaagtttggattttttttgggaCCGTTTGTAAAACGACTTTTAAAGAACGTGACTAATTAGTttctatatttgatttgttcgttgattatttatcTGTAATGTAATCTTGGGATTTTGAATTGAAGGTGGGTTATTGAAGTAATTGGAGCTCCGGGCACCCTTTATGCAAATGAGACCTATCAGCTTCAAGTTGATTTCCCTGAGCATTACCCGATGGAAGCTCCTCAGGTTTGCAATTGCATCAGTCTATTGTTAACTGTCTAGacttttattgggttttttccATGTAAAATAGTGTTGATTGAGGTTCTAAACAGGTTATATTTCTTCATCCGGCTCCGCTTCATCCGCATATTTATAGCAATGGCCATATTTGTTTAGGTAATTATTTATGTTCTATATTGGATTTAAGATaccatgaaattaattttgggtCAATTGGATTATTTGCTCTACTGTATTCTGTTCCCAGTTGAAATATCTCGGCCTACTTCGCTCGTTGGTAGTTTTCCTACTGTTACAATACAAACTGATTTATTTCTctgcttttcatttcataatattcacttgtttgttgaatttgatgGTCTTGTCCATAAATGCTgacttttttttggttgttggtTTAGATATTTCCATTCTCTCTTTAACAAGATTTTCATACAAGACATGGTCAATAGTACATGTATGCAGATCTCTTAGTTTTCTAGTTTCTCATATCGCCACT from Populus trichocarpa isolate Nisqually-1 chromosome 5, P.trichocarpa_v4.1, whole genome shotgun sequence includes these protein-coding regions:
- the LOC18099237 gene encoding probable ubiquitin-conjugating enzyme E2 16 translates to MTSSSTTTRKALSKIACNRLQKELVEWQVNPPTGFKHKVTDNLQRWVIEVIGAPGTLYANETYQLQVDFPEHYPMEAPQVIFLHPAPLHPHIYSNGHICLDILYDSWSPAMTVSSVCISILSMLSSSTVKQRPEDNDRYVKNCRNGRSPKETRWWFHDDKV